TACGCAATTTGCAGCAACGCCTAAAGACTTCGGCGGTGACAAGTTCTTTGATAACGCGGACTTCATCGGTGCGGTAAAAGAAGGTAACGACTGGACAGTTGGTTGGACAGTGGGCTTAGGACACTAAGTTTATAAGCAACTCGTCGTGGAATATGTGACTTAGCTAAACGTCGAATGGTTTTACCATCGGCGTTTAGTGATTAGGTGTTGCCAAAGAATACAGTCACTTCGGCACATCAATAACTTATTTCACGCTTTCATTTATTCACTCTTATTTTCTGAATTAAGCAGTGCTAACAGCCATCTCTAAATGAACGTATTAAGCACCGCAATGCTAAAAGGTCTAACATGAAAACAGATGCCAAGTTTCGTTTATCAACACTATCCTTTGCTATTTTATGTGGCATTCAAACGCCACAGGCGTTAGCACAAACCGCAGGGCAAGACACGCAAACCGCTAATGTTCAGCAAGCTGATGCGGATCAAATTATTGAAGAAGTAGTTGCAACAGGCACTCGATTAAAAGGTAGCGCGACAGCGGTACTAGAAGAGCGCAAGCAGCAAGCATTTGTTGCTGATATTATGGGCGCAGAGCAAATTTCGCGTGCAGGCGATGGCGATGCGGCTTCTGCGTTACGTCGTATAACAGGGCTAACGCTGGTGGACGGCAAGTTTATTTATGTACGTGGTCTAGGTGAGCGTTATTCAAGTACGCAATTAAATGGCGCGGCGGTACCAAGTCCAGATCCTACCCGTTCTGTGATCCCACTAGACTTATTTCCGTCTGAAATTATCGAAAGTTTATCCGTTCAAAAGTCTTACTCTCCCTCAATGCCTGCATCATTTGGTGGCGGTAACGTGGACATTCGAGTGAAAACAATCCCAACGGATTTCTTTTTTAATATGAGTGGTCAGTTAGGTGGTAATAGCGAAAACTTTGACGACGGTATTACTTACCAAGGTGGTGATAATGATTGGTATGGGCGCGATGATGGCACTCGTGCTGCTCCGCAAGCAATTCAACGTTTATGGGATCAGCGCACTTTCTTAAATGATATTTCTATTGAAGAAAACCGTGTGTTAGCGCAGCAAATTAATCGCGATTACGATCCTGAATATGACACAGTTAATCCCGATGTGGGGTTTGATGTGGCAGTGGGTGATAGCTATGAAACCGGTGACTTTCGTTACGGTTTTTTAGCTACTCTTGCCTATGATAATGAATGGGAAGTAGCGGAAGAATATCAAGGGGAAGATTTTCGTAAAGATGTGATGGATAACCAAACGACTGAATGGGTTATGGTGCGAGGTTATGATGAGATAACGTCAACGGAGCACGCTGTAAAATGGTCGGCAATGTTAAGTATGGGCATTGATTATGATCGTAATCATCGTCTAGATGTTAGCATGATGTCGTTAAATGATACGCGTGACCTAATGCGCGATAAATATGGCAATTCAAATAATATTTTACTGGCGGATGGTCAGCGTATTCATGCGTTTGATATCACCTATGAAGAACGCCAATTGTTAGTTAATCAAATAAAAGGTATGCACACTTTTCCTGAATACAATTTTATTGGAATAGATTGGAAATACTCGAACGGCCGCTCTAGCCGATATGCACCTGGCAATGTAGAAACTCGATTTCTATTAGAAGATGGTAGTTTTGATGGACAGCAAAATGGTCTGTTTGAAACGCCACAAGAGTCATCACTTTACAATGCAACCACAGCAGGTCGCTACACGTTTCAGCAGTTGGATGACCAAGTAGAAAACTACGGATTTAACCTCTCTTTACCAGTTTCATTCGCTCGTTGGGAAATAGAATTAAAATCGGGGGCGGACTTTGTTGAAAAAACACGTAATGCATCAAGCCGCCGATTCGATATTAATACCCGTGCGCTTGGTAGTGATTTCGATTTATCAGGTGAATCGTTTGGACGTATTTTGAGTAATGACGCGATAGCGAATGCAACATTAAACAATGCGC
This is a stretch of genomic DNA from Flocculibacter collagenilyticus. It encodes these proteins:
- a CDS encoding TonB-dependent receptor domain-containing protein is translated as MKTDAKFRLSTLSFAILCGIQTPQALAQTAGQDTQTANVQQADADQIIEEVVATGTRLKGSATAVLEERKQQAFVADIMGAEQISRAGDGDAASALRRITGLTLVDGKFIYVRGLGERYSSTQLNGAAVPSPDPTRSVIPLDLFPSEIIESLSVQKSYSPSMPASFGGGNVDIRVKTIPTDFFFNMSGQLGGNSENFDDGITYQGGDNDWYGRDDGTRAAPQAIQRLWDQRTFLNDISIEENRVLAQQINRDYDPEYDTVNPDVGFDVAVGDSYETGDFRYGFLATLAYDNEWEVAEEYQGEDFRKDVMDNQTTEWVMVRGYDEITSTEHAVKWSAMLSMGIDYDRNHRLDVSMMSLNDTRDLMRDKYGNSNNILLADGQRIHAFDITYEERQLLVNQIKGMHTFPEYNFIGIDWKYSNGRSSRYAPGNVETRFLLEDGSFDGQQNGLFETPQESSLYNATTAGRYTFQQLDDQVENYGFNLSLPVSFARWEIELKSGADFVEKTRNASSRRFDINTRALGSDFDLSGESFGRILSNDAIANATLNNALLRDTTIAGDDYISAQKIDAAYIEADIFFDETWRVSGGLRWEDFQQVVVPLVPQTGAADLPSDATVNDLQNFTFQEDDIYTSLAVTYVINPEMQLRMSYGDTVVRPDLREVSNSTFIDPLTEYPIAGTPGLETTKIDNYDLRWEWYMDTGENLSVGLFYKDMDQPIESVQSPAQDGPPLIRIANAESGHVYGIEFEFLKDLTLLGDSLGGIGNDMFVSGNVTLSDSEMTLDTQSIVQQTGVSAAITNTTRRLTGHSEYVVNLQMGYDAPSGNHSVTAVYNVFGERVIIPGIEGRPDAMEQPFHSLDMVYTYYPDFNSTVKLKLQNLLNEDKEIMFDNTLLRSQTKGIGFSIAYKYEF